The Pseudofrankia sp. DC12 region GTACCACCGCGCCCGGCTCGCCGAGCGCCTGGGCCTGCGGCCAGCGCCATCGGATTCCGTTTCGGCGCGCCTGATACCGCCTCCCGGAAAGGAGACGTCGCGATGACCGAGCAGATCGCCCAGCCGGCGCCGACGGCCGATGACGCCGAGCCCGCGGTGGTGCTGTACGAGGTGACCGGGCCGGTCGCGCGAGTCACGATGAACCGGCCCGAGTTCCGCAACGCCCAGAACTCGAAGATGACCTACGCCCTCGACGACGCGTTCTACCGCGCCGCCGCCGACCCCGAGGTGAAGGTCATCGTGCTGGCCGGCGCGGGCCGGCACTTCAGCGCCGGCCACGACATCGGAACCCCGGGGCGGGACGTCGACCAGTCGTTCGACCGGCGCGCGGGACTGTGGTGGGACCACGTCGGCGCGTCTGGCGCGGAGAACAGGTTTGCCCGCGAGCAGGAGGTGTACCTGGGGATGTGCCGGCGGTGGCGGGAGCTGCCGAAGCCGATGATCGCCCAGGTCCACGGTGCCTGCATCGCCGGCGGCCTGATGCTCGCCTGGGTCTGCGACCTGATCATCGCTTCGGTCGACGCGTTCTTCGCCGACCCGGTCGTGCGGATGGGCATCCCGGGGGTCGAGTACTTCGCGCACCCGTGGGTGATGGGCCCGCGGGCGGCGAAGGAGTTCCTCTTCCTGGGCGAACGCGTCGCCGCCGGCCGCGCGCTGGAGCTGGGCATGGTCAACCGGGTGGTCCCCCGGGACAACCTGGCCGCCGAGGTGACCTCGGTCGCCGAACGGATCGCGACGATGCCCCGCCTCGGCCTCGCCCTCACCAAGAAGGCGGTGAACCAGGCCGAGGACCTGATGGGCCTGCAGGCCGGGATGGACTCGGTCTTCGGCCTGCACCACCTCGCCCACGCCCACAACGCCGAGGTCGGCGCGGACTCCCTGGCCGGCCAGGACGCCCGCTCCATGCGCGACGCCCGCCGCGCGGCCGAGTCCACCGGCTGACCAGTCCTACTCCGCGGTTCAGAGGCCGGGGAAGTCGCTCTTGCGGATCTTGCAGTGGACGCCCTTGACGTCGTCGACGACCTGGCTGACCGCGAAGTCGGCGGCGGCGGACAGGTAGGCGACGCGGCCGCGCGGCCCATCCCGACCCGGGTGGCCAGGAAGCTGGTCGCGGCGCGGGTCGCCCAGCGCATGGCCTCGTCGAGGTCACGGTCCATCCCGACCGGAATCCAGTACGTGTCGGTCTCGCCGAACGGTTCGCGCAACGCCCCGACCAGCCGGTCGGCGTCGGCCCCTGGAGCACGTCGAGCACGACCGTCGCCGTCAGCGGCGCCCAACCGGCCAACCGCCGCGAGGACGAGACGACGTCGGCCGCACACCCGACAGGCTCGGCGCGCCCGTTGCGGACGCGCCGAGCCTGCTGCTTACGGCGTAGGCGCCTGGTCAGCCGGTGACCTGCGCCGGGGCACCGCCGATCGGACTCGTGCCGGCCGGGCCGGCACCACCCGCCGGGCCGACACCACCCGCCGGGCCGACACCACCGGCCGGGCCACCCACCCCGCCGACACCGACGCCAGCCACGCCGACACCACCGACACCCGTTCCGCCTGGGCCGAATCCAGCGCCATTGATCGGCACCGGGAACGGCACCGGCACCGGCACGACGGCAACGCCGCGGCCCACGCCGCCCGCACCGGCCAGGTTGTGCCCGGGCGCCAGCGGCGCCGCCGACGAGCCCGGGGCGGGACCGGCCGGCGTCACCGCGCCGGGCGCGACCGCGCCGGGCGCCGCGTCGGACACGAAGCCAGGCGTGGCGGCCGGGGAGGCGTCGGGGGCCTGGTCGGAGACGAAGCCGGGGGTGGCGCTGGGTGTGCCGACCGGAGTGGCGGCTGCCTGCGCCGCCTTGTCGTCGGGAACGGTGAGGCTGGCCGGCTCCGAGGTGATCGTGCCTCCGTCGGAGGGCAGCTCGCCGCTGGCGGTCGCCAGGTCGGTGATGAAGCCCTGGTCGAAGTCGGCCTGGGTGGTCGTGTAGGTCGCGGTGCAGGTCTGCGACGCTCCGGGGTCGAGCACGGAGTTCGGGCAGCTGATGGCCGACAGGTCGCTCCGCGAGTCCTGGATGCCGACGTTATAGAGCGTGGCGGTCCCGCCGTTGCCGATGACGTAGCTGTACGTGAGCGTCTGCCCCGGGCCGGTGAACCGGCCAGGACTCGACGACGACGTCAGGCTGAGCGTGGACGACTGGGCCGCGCTGGCGGTCTGCGGGCCGAGCGCGACCGCGGCGGCCGTGCCGAGCGCGAGCGCGGCCGGCGCGGCGACCCGCGCACAAATGATCATTGACCGGGTTCTGGACCCGGCTCTCCCGGCGATGCGCACATAAGCTCCTCGAGCATTCCCCGCCCCCGTTACCCCGAGGGAGCCATCGTCGGGTCGCGCGGCGGGATGCGGTTAACACTGCCGAGCACCACCATAGTCACTTAGCGTAATCAGATGACTACATTGCACTACTCGGCGTGTCGAAGGCCGGGTGCCCGGCCCGCCCGAGCCGTCAGAGAACCGGGCTGCCCACGACCGAGATGGGCGTACCGGCCGGGACCTGGCGCAGCCGGGCCAGGTCGGCCAGGTGCAGCCGGACGCAGCCGTGCGAGACCGCCGCGCCGATGGTGCCGATCTGCGCGTCGGCACCGAGCGGTCCGTGGATGCCGACGATGGCGTCCCCGGAGTTGGCCCAGTCCGTGATCTTCGTCGAGTGCGCGGAGGTGACGAGGATGAAGTCGCCATACCCGGGCCCGGGCGGGGGCGCGAACAGCGCGAGGAAGAAGTCGCCCGTCGGCGTCGGGTCATCCGGGGTGCCGACGCCGGCCGGCGCGTCCAGCGCCAGCTTGCCGTTCTGGTAAAGCTGCAGATGACGGGTGCGGACCGAGACGACGATCCGGTAGGCGCTGCTCACGAGGCGCACGTCGGCCGTGCGGATCCACGCGGTCGAGAAGTTCGGGCGCTGCGCCAGCCGGACCCGCAGCCAGCCTGGCCGCAGGTCGATGACCGGCAGTGCCGTCGGTGCCCCGAGCCACGATCCGGGCACCACGCCTGCGGCCTTCTTCGGGTCCGGAGCGGCGTACCGCGGGACGTCGTGGGAAAGCTGCGCGATCAGGGTGACCCCCGGTGGCAGCCGGAGATTCGCCAGTCCGGTGGCAGCCGGCGGGCTCGGCGGGCTCGAGGCGGACGGCCCTCCCACAGCACCCACGACCATGACGACCGCCGTGACCAGGCCCGCGACCGCCGCGGCCGCGCCGACGACGCGCCCCCACCGCCGCGCCAGCCACCGGCCCAGGGCCAAGGCCACCCCACCCACGACCTTCTCCTTCTCCTACAAGCCGCGCCTCAGCGCGACGCGGGGCGGCCAGCCGGCGCGGCCGTCAGCTGAGCTGGACGTCGCGCAGCACGCAGCGCAGGGCGTCCCTGCTCCGCCCGGCGGCGCCGGCTACGGAGAACGGAGCCGTCGCGCCCGGCTCGACGGCGGGCACCTTGACGACCCGGGTGTCGACGATGGTGCTGCCCTTGTCGGTCACGAAGTCGACGACGACCGAGTACGACCGCTTGTTCTTGGCCGAGTTGCGCACGGTGCCCGCGAGGGACCAGCCACCGTCCTTGTCCGGGCCGCAGGTGCCGGCCCTGGCATCGGAGCCGGCGCCCTTCGCGGGGTCGTAGGTCGGCACGGAGACCGGCACCGACGGGCCCGCTGCCGCCGCCGGCCGCGCCGACCCTTCCCCGGAACAGGCAGCCAGACCGCCGGCCAGCGCGATCGCCAGGCCGGCGGAGGCCGCGGCCCGCGCCGGGCGCCGCCGCGTCGCCGGTCTCGGTCCCATCACCATGTCGCGACTCCTTCAGGCCCGCGTCCGCCAGCCGATAGCGCAAGTCTCACCTAGTCATCACCTGAACACTATTAGCGACACCCAAGGCCCCATCGCGACGTGGCCGGCGAGCCAGGTGGCCCGGCTGGCGAGGGACGGTGACCTGGCAGACGTCCCTGCCCGGGGCTAGAACGAGTAGTCAAGGGACGCGCGGCCGCCGCGCCGATGGCGAGAACCGATGGCGAGAACCCGGTGCGGCCACAGCACCGGCAGCGCGGAGGGAGAGACGCCGGTGACCACTGACCCGACGCGGACAGCCGCCGCTACGGCGGGGCCCGGCGACTCCGAGATCAGCCAGCCCCGCTGGACCCATATCGCGCTGCCGTCCGGCGACCTGGACGCCTCGATCGCGTTCTACACGTCGATGACCCCGCTGGTCGTCGTCGCGACCCGAGAGGACCCCGACGGCCGCAACGCCTGGCTGTCCAACCCAGGCCAGTGGGAGACGCCGTTCGTCCTGGTCCTGACCGCCTTCAACGCGGCGAAGGGCACCCAGCAGGGCATCATGCGGCCCTTCGCGCACATCGGCATCGAGGTCCCGCAGCGGGCGGACGTCGATGCGATCGCCGCGAAGGCCCGGGCGAACGGCAGCCTGTGGTGGGAGCCCCGGGACATGCCGGACCCGGTCGGCTATATCTGCGCGGTGCACGACCCGGACGGCAACGTCGTCGAGTTCAGCCACAACCAGAAGGTGTTCGCGACCGTCCGGGAGCTCTGGGGGCCGGACCGCCGAGGACCGGGGCCGACATCTGGACCGTAGCTCGGCGGCCCGCCCCGGCAGGCGCGGCGCGTTCC contains the following coding sequences:
- a CDS encoding enoyl-CoA hydratase, which gives rise to MTEQIAQPAPTADDAEPAVVLYEVTGPVARVTMNRPEFRNAQNSKMTYALDDAFYRAAADPEVKVIVLAGAGRHFSAGHDIGTPGRDVDQSFDRRAGLWWDHVGASGAENRFAREQEVYLGMCRRWRELPKPMIAQVHGACIAGGLMLAWVCDLIIASVDAFFADPVVRMGIPGVEYFAHPWVMGPRAAKEFLFLGERVAAGRALELGMVNRVVPRDNLAAEVTSVAERIATMPRLGLALTKKAVNQAEDLMGLQAGMDSVFGLHHLAHAHNAEVGADSLAGQDARSMRDARRAAESTG
- a CDS encoding VOC family protein, whose amino-acid sequence is MTTDPTRTAAATAGPGDSEISQPRWTHIALPSGDLDASIAFYTSMTPLVVVATREDPDGRNAWLSNPGQWETPFVLVLTAFNAAKGTQQGIMRPFAHIGIEVPQRADVDAIAAKARANGSLWWEPRDMPDPVGYICAVHDPDGNVVEFSHNQKVFATVRELWGPDRRGPGPTSGP
- a CDS encoding L,D-transpeptidase, with the translated sequence MGGVALALGRWLARRWGRVVGAAAAVAGLVTAVVMVVGAVGGPSASSPPSPPAATGLANLRLPPGVTLIAQLSHDVPRYAAPDPKKAAGVVPGSWLGAPTALPVIDLRPGWLRVRLAQRPNFSTAWIRTADVRLVSSAYRIVVSVRTRHLQLYQNGKLALDAPAGVGTPDDPTPTGDFFLALFAPPPGPGYGDFILVTSAHSTKITDWANSGDAIVGIHGPLGADAQIGTIGAAVSHGCVRLHLADLARLRQVPAGTPISVVGSPVL